In Bacillus sp. NP247, one DNA window encodes the following:
- a CDS encoding RluA family pseudouridine synthase: MSEVVQVTVAEEQKSERIDKFVAEINSEWSRSQVQQWIKDAVVTVNGKSVKVNYKVKENDEITVTIPEPEELDIQPEDMNLEVYYEDADVLVVNKPRGMVVHPAPGHTKGTLVNGLMHHCTDLSGINGVMRPGIVHRIDKDTSGLLMVAKNDMAHESLVNQLVAKTVTRRYKAIVHGVIPHDKGTIDAPIGRDKKERQSMTVDENGKNAVTHFQVLERFKDFTLVECRLETGRTHQIRVHMKYIGYPLAGDPKYGPKKTLDMNGQALHAGILGFDHPRTGEYIEFEAPIPEVFEEALNILRK; encoded by the coding sequence ATGAGTGAAGTAGTACAAGTAACAGTTGCAGAAGAACAAAAAAGCGAGCGAATTGATAAATTCGTTGCAGAAATAAACAGTGAATGGTCACGTTCACAAGTGCAGCAGTGGATTAAAGATGCTGTTGTGACAGTAAATGGAAAATCGGTTAAAGTGAATTACAAAGTAAAAGAAAATGATGAAATTACAGTAACAATTCCCGAGCCAGAAGAGTTAGATATTCAACCGGAAGATATGAATTTAGAAGTTTATTATGAAGATGCCGATGTACTAGTTGTAAATAAGCCGCGTGGCATGGTAGTACATCCAGCACCAGGGCATACGAAGGGTACACTTGTAAACGGACTTATGCATCATTGTACAGACCTATCAGGTATTAACGGTGTAATGCGTCCTGGTATAGTACACCGTATTGATAAGGACACATCTGGATTATTAATGGTTGCTAAAAATGATATGGCGCACGAATCACTTGTAAATCAACTTGTAGCCAAAACGGTAACAAGACGCTATAAAGCGATTGTACATGGTGTAATTCCACATGATAAAGGGACAATTGATGCTCCAATTGGTCGTGATAAAAAAGAACGTCAAAGTATGACTGTTGATGAAAATGGTAAGAATGCAGTTACACATTTCCAAGTGTTAGAGCGATTTAAGGATTTCACACTTGTAGAATGTCGCTTAGAAACGGGACGTACACACCAAATTCGTGTTCATATGAAATATATTGGTTATCCACTTGCAGGGGATCCAAAGTATGGTCCGAAGAAAACATTAGATATGAATGGACAAGCACTTCATGCAGGAATTTTAGGTTTCGATCACCCTCGTACTGGTGAATATATTGAGTTTGAGGCACCGATTCCAGAAGTGTTTGAAGAAGCTCTAAATATTTTACGGAAATAG
- the lspA gene encoding lipoprotein signal peptidase LspA, with the protein MIYYVIALFVIAIDQISKWLIVKNMELGTSIPIIDNVLYITSHRNRGAAWGILENKMWFFYIITVVFVAFIVFYMKKYAKTDKLLGISLGLILGGAIGNFIDRVFRQEVVDFIHVYIFSYNYPVFNIADSALCIGVVLIIIQTVLEGKKTKE; encoded by the coding sequence ATGATATATTATGTAATAGCGTTATTTGTCATTGCCATCGATCAAATATCGAAGTGGCTAATTGTAAAGAACATGGAATTGGGTACAAGCATTCCGATTATCGATAATGTATTATACATAACATCACATCGAAATAGAGGAGCTGCCTGGGGTATTTTAGAAAATAAAATGTGGTTCTTCTACATTATTACAGTCGTTTTCGTAGCCTTTATCGTATTTTATATGAAAAAGTATGCGAAAACAGACAAGCTTCTAGGTATTTCATTAGGTCTAATTTTAGGCGGAGCAATTGGCAATTTTATTGATCGTGTATTTAGACAAGAAGTAGTGGATTTCATTCACGTGTATATTTTCTCGTACAACTATCCAGTATTCAATATAGCTGACTCAGCATTATGTATTGGAGTTGTATTAATTATTATTCAAACAGTATTAGAAGGAAAGAAAACGAAGGAGTAA
- a CDS encoding molecular chaperone DnaK — translation MNEIYMEIKEELQLMRKELQDRLAKEVMHTYYMEFGQELGYEIKEETKKKLLLHDIKEDLKDVERALFKMEIDMYGICEETGRVIPTKQMKTMPTARTIHEFFYEKVNV, via the coding sequence GTGAATGAAATTTATATGGAAATAAAAGAAGAATTGCAATTGATGAGAAAAGAATTGCAAGATAGACTGGCTAAAGAAGTAATGCACACATACTATATGGAATTTGGGCAAGAACTTGGGTATGAAATAAAGGAAGAGACAAAGAAAAAGTTGCTATTACATGATATAAAAGAGGATTTAAAAGATGTAGAACGTGCATTGTTTAAAATGGAAATAGATATGTACGGTATTTGTGAAGAAACTGGAAGAGTGATTCCTACAAAACAAATGAAAACAATGCCGACTGCTCGTACTATTCATGAATTTTTCTATGAAAAGGTAAATGTATGA
- the ileS2 gene encoding isoleucine--tRNA ligase translates to MEYKNTLLMPKTEFPMRGNLPKREPAMQEKWAEMNIYEKVQEHTKGRPLFVLHDGPPYANGDIHMGHALNKVLKDFIVRFKSMTGYCAPYVPGWDTHGLPIEQALTNKGVKRKEMTVAEFRKLCAEYAYEQVERQREQFKRLGLRADWDNPYITLEPAYEAQQIKVFGDMAKKGYIYKGQKPVYWSPTSESALAEAEIEYQDKKSASIYVAFPVKDGKNVLEGDEKFIIWTTTPWTLPANLGISVHPELEYAIVKVNDEKYIIASELFETVEKTLEWENAEVVKTVKGSELEYTVAKHPFYDRDSLVMLGEHVTTDAGTGCVHTAPGHGEDDFLVGKKYGLEVLCPVDDKGVLTSEAPGFEGLFYDKANKPITEKLEEVGALLKLTFITHSYPHDWRTKKPIIFRATAQWFASIEAFRKELLQAVEETKWVPAWGETRLHNMVRDRGDWCISRQRAWGVPIPVFYAENGDPIITDETISNVADLFREHGSNVWFEREAKDLLPEGFTHPGSPNGEFRKETDIMDVWFDSGSSHQAVLEERDDLQRPADLYLEGSDQYRGWFNSSLSTAVAVTGKAPYKGVLSHGFVLDGDGRKMSKSIGNIVVPKKIMDQLGGDILRLWVSSVDYQSDVRISDDILKQVAEVYRKIRNTFRFLLGNLDDFNPSENTVAAAELREVDRYMLVKLNELITKVKEAYEAYDFAAVYHAIHNFCTIDLSSFYLDFAKDILYIEGENHQDRRAIQTVLYDVLVALTKLVAPILPHTADEVWPYVPGVEEESVQLTNMPEVVEVDGAEALKTKWDAFMTLRDDVLKALEVARNEKVIGKSLNASITLYPTAEMKAMLESISEDLKQLFIVSEYKLGGMMEEAPKEAPKYEHTAVVVAQATGDTCERCWVVSETIGKDAEHETLCERCATVVKENYVK, encoded by the coding sequence ATGGAGTACAAAAATACATTATTAATGCCAAAAACAGAGTTCCCAATGCGTGGAAATTTACCGAAACGCGAGCCTGCAATGCAAGAAAAATGGGCTGAAATGAATATTTATGAAAAAGTGCAAGAACATACAAAAGGTCGTCCTTTATTTGTACTACATGATGGACCTCCATATGCAAATGGTGACATTCATATGGGACACGCACTAAATAAAGTGTTAAAAGACTTTATTGTTCGTTTTAAATCAATGACAGGATACTGTGCACCATATGTGCCAGGTTGGGATACGCACGGTTTACCAATTGAACAAGCTTTAACGAATAAAGGTGTAAAGCGTAAAGAAATGACAGTTGCTGAGTTCCGTAAGTTATGCGCAGAATATGCATATGAACAAGTAGAACGTCAACGTGAACAATTTAAGCGTCTAGGTTTACGTGCAGATTGGGATAATCCATACATTACTTTAGAGCCTGCTTATGAAGCACAGCAAATTAAAGTGTTTGGTGACATGGCGAAGAAGGGTTATATCTATAAAGGTCAGAAACCTGTTTATTGGTCTCCAACAAGTGAATCTGCTTTAGCAGAAGCTGAAATTGAATACCAAGATAAAAAATCAGCATCTATTTACGTAGCATTCCCTGTAAAAGACGGAAAGAACGTATTAGAAGGTGATGAGAAGTTCATTATTTGGACAACAACACCTTGGACGTTACCTGCTAACTTAGGTATTTCTGTTCATCCAGAACTTGAATACGCTATTGTGAAAGTAAATGATGAGAAATATATTATTGCTTCTGAACTATTTGAGACAGTTGAAAAAACGTTAGAATGGGAAAATGCTGAAGTTGTGAAAACGGTAAAAGGTAGCGAACTTGAGTATACAGTTGCAAAACACCCATTCTACGATCGTGACTCATTAGTTATGCTAGGGGAGCACGTTACGACAGATGCTGGTACAGGTTGTGTTCATACAGCACCTGGACACGGGGAAGACGATTTCCTTGTTGGTAAGAAATATGGTTTAGAAGTTCTTTGCCCAGTTGATGATAAAGGTGTATTAACAAGTGAAGCACCTGGATTTGAAGGCTTATTCTATGATAAAGCTAATAAACCAATTACGGAAAAATTAGAAGAGGTAGGCGCGTTACTAAAATTAACATTTATTACGCATTCATACCCACATGATTGGAGAACGAAAAAGCCAATTATTTTCCGTGCAACAGCACAGTGGTTTGCATCTATTGAAGCATTCCGTAAAGAATTATTACAAGCTGTTGAAGAAACGAAATGGGTGCCAGCATGGGGTGAGACTCGTCTTCATAATATGGTTCGTGACCGTGGTGATTGGTGTATTTCTCGTCAACGTGCATGGGGTGTACCAATTCCAGTATTTTATGCGGAAAATGGAGACCCAATTATTACAGATGAAACAATTAGCAATGTAGCAGATTTATTCCGTGAACACGGCTCTAACGTATGGTTCGAGCGTGAAGCGAAAGATTTATTACCAGAAGGATTTACACATCCAGGTAGCCCAAATGGTGAATTCCGTAAAGAAACAGATATTATGGATGTATGGTTTGATTCAGGTTCTTCTCACCAAGCGGTATTAGAAGAGCGTGATGATTTACAACGTCCAGCAGATTTATATTTAGAAGGATCTGACCAATATCGTGGTTGGTTTAACTCTTCATTATCAACAGCAGTTGCTGTAACAGGTAAAGCACCGTATAAAGGTGTTCTAAGCCATGGTTTCGTACTAGATGGTGACGGACGTAAAATGAGTAAGTCGATTGGAAACATCGTCGTACCGAAGAAAATTATGGATCAATTAGGCGGAGATATTTTACGCTTATGGGTTTCTTCTGTTGACTATCAATCTGATGTACGTATTTCAGATGATATTTTAAAACAAGTAGCAGAAGTATATCGTAAAATCCGTAATACATTCCGTTTCTTATTAGGAAACTTAGATGACTTTAATCCAAGTGAAAATACAGTGGCGGCAGCTGAGCTTCGTGAAGTGGACCGTTATATGTTAGTAAAATTAAATGAATTAATTACAAAAGTTAAAGAAGCGTATGAAGCATATGACTTTGCAGCAGTATATCACGCAATTCATAACTTCTGTACAATTGATTTAAGTTCATTCTATTTAGACTTTGCGAAAGACATTTTATACATTGAAGGTGAAAATCACCAAGATCGCCGCGCGATTCAAACAGTATTATATGATGTTCTTGTTGCATTAACAAAACTTGTAGCACCGATCTTACCTCATACAGCTGATGAAGTATGGCCTTATGTTCCTGGTGTAGAAGAAGAAAGCGTACAGTTAACTAATATGCCAGAAGTTGTAGAAGTAGATGGTGCTGAAGCGTTAAAAACAAAATGGGACGCATTTATGACGTTACGTGATGATGTATTAAAAGCTTTAGAAGTCGCTCGTAATGAAAAAGTAATTGGTAAGTCATTAAATGCAAGTATTACACTATATCCGACTGCAGAAATGAAAGCTATGTTAGAGTCTATTAGTGAAGACTTAAAGCAACTATTTATTGTTTCTGAGTATAAACTTGGTGGTATGATGGAAGAAGCACCAAAAGAAGCGCCTAAGTATGAGCATACAGCGGTTGTTGTAGCTCAGGCAACGGGTGACACATGTGAACGTTGTTGGGTTGTTTCAGAAACAATTGGTAAAGATGCGGAACATGAAACATTATGTGAGCGTTGTGCAACGGTTGTTAAAGAAAACTATGTAAAATAA
- the divIVA gene encoding septum site-determining protein DivIVA: MPLTPLDIHNKEFGRGFRGYDEDQVNEFLDQIIKDYELVIREKKTLEEKVAQLEGKLDHFSNIEDTLNKSIIVAQEAAEEVKRNAQKEAKLIVREAEKNADRIINEALVKSRKVAFDIEELKKQAKVFRTRFRMLLETQLEMLNNDDWDKLIELEDEVDELLKKEETV, encoded by the coding sequence GTGCCGTTAACACCATTAGATATTCATAACAAAGAATTTGGTCGCGGATTTCGTGGCTACGATGAAGATCAAGTAAATGAGTTTCTTGATCAAATCATCAAAGATTATGAATTAGTCATTCGTGAGAAAAAAACTTTAGAAGAAAAGGTTGCACAATTAGAAGGAAAGTTAGATCATTTTTCTAATATTGAAGATACGTTGAACAAATCTATTATTGTCGCACAAGAAGCTGCTGAAGAAGTGAAGCGTAATGCACAAAAAGAAGCGAAATTAATTGTACGTGAAGCAGAAAAAAATGCAGATCGTATCATTAATGAAGCGTTAGTGAAATCAAGAAAAGTTGCTTTTGATATTGAAGAGTTGAAGAAACAAGCGAAAGTATTCCGAACTCGTTTCCGTATGTTATTAGAAACACAACTTGAAATGTTAAACAACGATGATTGGGATAAACTAATTGAATTAGAAGACGAAGTGGACGAGCTGTTGAAAAAAGAAGAAACAGTGTAA
- a CDS encoding RNA-binding protein produces the protein MSIYEHFRPDEEVFVDKVLEWKQAAEYHQVKLTDFLDPRQQQIVSMVIGQGDVAVRFDGAMPEAERKRALIYPDYLELNEEEFQVEVLEIDYPSKFFTLEHRQILGAFMSLGLTREKCGDILLQEDRAQIAVAKEVVSYIEMNLQSIGKMKVTLAPIQVEKILRVGEKWGEKSGTVSSLRLDVLLAEMLHISRQKVQPLIKGGLVKVNWKTVEQTSYECFPGDVFSVRGYGRSKLFSVEGKTKRDKWRVLYGILK, from the coding sequence ATGAGCATCTACGAGCATTTTAGACCTGATGAAGAGGTCTTTGTGGATAAAGTATTAGAGTGGAAACAGGCTGCTGAGTACCATCAAGTCAAGTTAACAGATTTTCTTGATCCAAGACAGCAACAAATTGTTTCTATGGTAATAGGGCAAGGAGATGTAGCTGTACGGTTTGATGGTGCGATGCCTGAAGCCGAACGGAAAAGAGCACTAATTTATCCAGATTATCTAGAATTAAATGAAGAGGAATTTCAAGTAGAAGTATTAGAAATTGACTATCCTTCCAAGTTTTTCACGCTAGAACATAGGCAAATATTAGGTGCATTCATGTCACTTGGTTTAACAAGGGAAAAATGTGGTGATATTTTGCTTCAAGAAGATCGTGCCCAAATTGCAGTTGCAAAAGAAGTTGTATCCTATATTGAAATGAACTTACAATCAATAGGGAAAATGAAAGTCACACTCGCTCCTATACAAGTAGAGAAAATTTTGCGTGTAGGTGAAAAGTGGGGAGAAAAATCTGGAACAGTTTCGTCACTTCGTCTAGATGTTTTATTAGCTGAAATGCTGCATATATCTAGGCAGAAGGTACAGCCTCTTATAAAAGGTGGCTTAGTAAAAGTCAATTGGAAAACAGTAGAGCAAACTTCGTATGAATGTTTTCCGGGGGATGTTTTCTCGGTTAGAGGGTATGGACGAAGTAAATTATTTTCTGTAGAAGGTAAAACGAAGCGCGACAAATGGAGAGTTTTGTATGGTATACTAAAATGA
- a CDS encoding YggT family protein, which translates to MTTVLTVLLTAIEIYSWALIIYILLSWFPGAKESAFGDFLARICEPYLEPFRRFIPPFGMIDISPLVAIIALKLARGGLVSLFNYFL; encoded by the coding sequence ATGACAACAGTTTTAACAGTGTTACTTACTGCTATCGAGATTTACTCGTGGGCACTAATTATTTACATTCTCCTATCATGGTTTCCTGGCGCAAAGGAATCAGCTTTTGGAGATTTTCTTGCGCGTATTTGTGAACCGTATTTAGAGCCGTTTAGGAGGTTTATTCCACCATTTGGTATGATTGATATTTCTCCACTTGTTGCTATTATTGCCTTGAAACTTGCTAGAGGTGGTTTAGTGAGTTTATTCAACTATTTTTTATAG
- a CDS encoding cell division protein SepF has translation MSWSKVKYFFFDTPEEKEAAQYSYEKEQTDMKKQQDPPEQQDVPFAKVQPKQNVVSIETAKQSSKVVLLEPRTYSEAQGISDHLKGRRAVVINLQRMSTDQAVRIVDFLSGTVYAIGGDIQKIGPKTFMCTPENVDIVGAISELFGEEEETNIKRW, from the coding sequence ATGAGTTGGTCAAAAGTAAAATACTTCTTTTTTGACACACCGGAAGAAAAAGAAGCAGCTCAATATAGTTATGAAAAGGAGCAAACAGACATGAAAAAGCAACAAGATCCCCCAGAACAACAAGATGTTCCGTTTGCGAAAGTGCAACCGAAGCAAAATGTAGTGAGTATTGAAACAGCGAAGCAATCTTCAAAAGTTGTTTTACTAGAACCACGCACATATTCGGAAGCGCAAGGCATTTCGGATCACTTAAAAGGTAGACGAGCTGTTGTAATTAATTTGCAAAGAATGTCTACAGATCAAGCTGTACGTATCGTTGACTTTTTAAGTGGTACTGTATACGCTATAGGCGGGGATATTCAAAAAATAGGCCCGAAAACATTTATGTGTACACCTGAAAATGTTGATATCGTTGGTGCGATTTCAGAGTTATTCGGTGAAGAAGAAGAGACAAATATAAAGAGGTGGTAA
- a CDS encoding YggS family pyridoxal phosphate-dependent enzyme, with amino-acid sequence MTVQGNLADVNEAIKESCARAGRSMKDIKLVAVTKTVGIEKTSEVIAAGIIDLGENRNEGFLQKYEHFGSKVNWHFIGSLQTRKVKEIINEIDYLHSLDRLSLAKEIQKRADKKVKCFIQVKTSSEESKQGLAIEETISFIQSLQELDKIEVVGLMTMAPFTGEEEEIRRCFKELRMLQTEVQELELLHAPCKELSMGMSNDYTIAIDEGATYIRLGTVLVGKA; translated from the coding sequence GTGACAGTGCAAGGGAATTTAGCAGATGTAAACGAAGCAATTAAAGAATCTTGTGCACGAGCTGGACGTTCGATGAAAGATATTAAGCTCGTTGCAGTTACAAAAACTGTAGGAATTGAAAAAACAAGCGAAGTAATTGCAGCAGGAATTATTGATTTAGGTGAAAATAGAAATGAAGGTTTCTTACAAAAATACGAGCATTTCGGTTCAAAAGTGAATTGGCATTTTATTGGCTCATTGCAAACGAGAAAAGTAAAAGAAATCATTAATGAGATTGATTATTTACATTCATTAGATCGTCTTTCGCTTGCAAAAGAAATTCAAAAACGTGCTGATAAGAAAGTTAAATGCTTTATTCAAGTGAAAACATCATCTGAAGAATCAAAGCAAGGATTGGCGATAGAAGAAACAATTTCTTTTATTCAAAGTTTGCAAGAATTGGATAAGATTGAAGTGGTAGGATTAATGACAATGGCTCCGTTTACAGGAGAAGAGGAAGAGATTCGTCGCTGCTTTAAGGAATTGCGCATGCTACAAACAGAGGTGCAGGAGCTAGAATTATTACATGCACCATGTAAAGAATTATCAATGGGAATGTCAAATGATTACACGATTGCAATTGATGAAGGCGCTACATATATTCGTTTGGGAACGGTTTTAGTAGGAAAAGCGTAA
- the pgeF gene encoding peptidoglycan editing factor PgeF, which produces MREPFKYVDGILYLQAWKELGNITVGFTTKDGGVSTGSFHAMNLGLHVNDIVENVHENRRILANKLQKPLEKWICSEQVHDHHVEKVGMQEKGKGVYSYEDGIPKTDGIYTTNKDVLLTSCYADCVPLYFYAPSHDMIGLAHAGWKGTVTEIAKEMIQKWNAEGVSSDEIHVAIGPAIGSCCYVVDDRVLTAAQQVVNGSVPYKVISDGQYAINLKEVNRILCVQAGIKEEHIVMSSLCTSCEEQLFFSHRRDQGKTGRMLSFIGFKGE; this is translated from the coding sequence ATGAGAGAACCATTTAAATATGTGGACGGTATACTGTATTTACAAGCGTGGAAAGAACTTGGAAACATTACTGTTGGATTTACGACAAAAGATGGTGGAGTAAGTACAGGCTCCTTTCATGCGATGAATTTAGGATTACATGTGAATGATATCGTGGAGAATGTTCATGAAAACAGACGCATTTTAGCGAATAAGTTACAAAAACCATTAGAAAAATGGATTTGCTCTGAACAAGTTCATGACCATCATGTTGAGAAAGTAGGAATGCAAGAAAAAGGGAAAGGCGTTTATTCCTATGAAGACGGTATTCCAAAAACGGATGGCATTTATACGACTAACAAAGATGTTCTCTTAACATCTTGTTACGCTGACTGTGTTCCGCTCTATTTTTATGCACCATCACATGATATGATAGGACTTGCGCATGCTGGGTGGAAAGGGACTGTAACAGAGATTGCGAAAGAAATGATTCAAAAGTGGAATGCAGAAGGTGTTTCAAGTGATGAAATTCATGTCGCAATTGGTCCTGCAATCGGATCATGTTGTTATGTTGTTGATGATCGTGTATTAACAGCAGCACAGCAAGTAGTAAACGGATCTGTTCCCTATAAAGTAATTTCTGATGGTCAGTATGCAATTAATTTAAAAGAAGTTAATCGTATATTATGTGTACAAGCAGGCATAAAAGAAGAACATATTGTAATGTCATCTCTTTGTACAAGCTGTGAAGAACAATTATTTTTCTCTCATCGTCGTGATCAAGGTAAGACGGGGAGAATGTTGAGTTTCATAGGTTTTAAGGGGGAGTGA
- a CDS encoding YlmC/YmxH family sporulation protein, which produces MIRISEFQMKDVVNISDGKRLGNIGDIDFDIDTGKIRAVIISKQTRMLVLFGKEVEFVIPWEQIMKIGEDVILVRVDNINSVTESIQTPTIS; this is translated from the coding sequence ATGATACGAATTTCGGAGTTTCAAATGAAGGATGTTGTAAATATTTCAGATGGAAAAAGGCTTGGAAATATTGGAGATATTGATTTTGATATAGACACAGGGAAGATTAGGGCAGTAATTATTTCTAAGCAGACACGTATGCTAGTACTCTTTGGAAAGGAAGTAGAATTCGTGATTCCTTGGGAGCAAATTATGAAAATTGGGGAAGATGTCATACTTGTCAGAGTAGATAATATTAATTCTGTAACAGAATCAATACAAACACCGACAATTTCATAA
- the sigG gene encoding RNA polymerase sporulation sigma factor SigG, translating into MTRNKVEICGVDTAKLPVLKNEEMRKLFREMQSGEISAREKLVNGNLRLVLSVIQRFNNRGEYVDDLFQVGCIGLMKSIDNFDLGQNVKFSTYAVPMIIGEIRRYLRDNNPIRVSRSLRDIAYKALQVREKLIAENSKEPTAMDIAKVLEVTHEEIVFALDAIQDPVSLFEPIYNDGGDPIFVMDQLSDEKQKDEQWVEELALKEGMKRLNDREKMIIRKRFFQGKTQMEVAEEIGISQAQVSRLEKSAIKQMNKTIQG; encoded by the coding sequence TTGACGAGAAACAAAGTAGAAATTTGCGGTGTTGATACAGCTAAACTTCCAGTACTAAAAAATGAAGAGATGCGTAAATTATTTCGTGAAATGCAAAGTGGAGAGATAAGCGCCAGAGAGAAATTAGTGAATGGAAACTTACGTCTTGTACTGAGCGTCATCCAAAGATTTAATAACAGAGGAGAATATGTTGATGATTTATTTCAAGTTGGTTGCATTGGACTTATGAAATCCATTGATAACTTTGATTTAGGCCAAAATGTAAAATTTTCAACGTATGCTGTGCCGATGATTATTGGGGAGATACGCAGATATTTGCGTGATAACAATCCAATTCGCGTATCTCGCTCATTACGAGATATTGCGTATAAAGCGTTGCAAGTAAGAGAAAAATTGATTGCTGAAAATTCAAAAGAACCAACAGCAATGGATATTGCAAAAGTTCTTGAAGTGACTCATGAAGAAATTGTTTTTGCTTTAGATGCGATTCAAGATCCAGTTTCATTATTTGAGCCGATTTATAACGATGGGGGAGACCCGATCTTTGTTATGGATCAGTTAAGCGATGAAAAACAAAAGGACGAGCAGTGGGTTGAAGAACTAGCGTTGAAAGAAGGGATGAAGCGTTTAAATGATCGTGAGAAAATGATTATTCGAAAACGGTTCTTCCAAGGAAAGACACAGATGGAAGTTGCTGAAGAAATTGGGATTTCTCAAGCACAAGTATCACGTTTGGAGAAGTCTGCTATTAAGCAAATGAATAAGACGATTCAAGGATAA
- the sigE gene encoding RNA polymerase sporulation sigma factor SigE, whose product MVKFKFYLVYLWYKVLLKLGIKTDEIYYIGGSEALPPPLTKEEEAVLLNKLPNGDQAARSMLIERNLRLVVYIARKFENTGINIEDLISIGTIGLIKAVNTFNPEKKIKLATYASRCIENEILMHLRRNNKNRSEVSFDEPLNIDWDGNELLLSDVLGTDDDIITKDLEATVDRHLLMKALHQLNDREKQIMELRFGLAGGEEKTQKDVADMLGISQSYISRLEKRIIKRLRKEFNKMV is encoded by the coding sequence ATGGTGAAATTTAAATTTTATTTGGTATACCTTTGGTATAAAGTATTGCTAAAATTAGGAATTAAGACCGATGAAATTTATTATATTGGCGGAAGTGAAGCGTTGCCACCGCCGTTAACGAAAGAAGAAGAGGCAGTTCTTTTGAATAAATTACCAAATGGAGATCAAGCTGCGAGGTCGATGCTTATTGAACGTAACCTACGGCTTGTTGTATATATAGCAAGAAAATTTGAAAATACAGGGATCAATATTGAGGATTTGATTAGTATAGGAACAATTGGTCTTATTAAGGCAGTGAATACATTTAATCCAGAAAAGAAAATTAAATTAGCAACATATGCATCTCGTTGTATAGAAAATGAAATTTTAATGCATTTGCGTCGAAATAATAAAAATCGTTCGGAAGTTTCTTTTGATGAACCGCTTAACATTGATTGGGACGGAAATGAACTGTTATTATCAGATGTTTTAGGTACAGATGATGACATTATTACAAAAGATTTAGAAGCTACTGTAGATCGTCATCTTTTAATGAAAGCATTGCATCAATTAAACGATCGTGAAAAACAAATTATGGAGCTCCGGTTTGGACTCGCTGGTGGCGAAGAGAAGACACAAAAAGATGTGGCTGATATGCTTGGAATTTCACAGTCTTATATTTCTCGTTTGGAAAAAAGAATTATAAAAAGATTACGAAAAGAATTTAATAAAATGGTGTGA